A window from Triticum aestivum cultivar Chinese Spring chromosome 6D, IWGSC CS RefSeq v2.1, whole genome shotgun sequence encodes these proteins:
- the LOC123142901 gene encoding protein disulfide isomerase-like 1-4, with translation MAAMPMPSPRSLLLLLLLATPFLLLPLAASAPTSNPDIDLEYLIKNAGLDDSTPATTATDPEDDGAPDFPGLDADYKDEDEDLFGDDDGPEESSHPSAADEAHVLLLTAANFTAVLAARRHVMVEFYAPWCGHCRALAPHYSAAATHLAEQGVDVALAKVDATEDHDLAQAHGVQGYPTLLFFIDGVPRDYSGERTKDAIVAWIGKKLGPAVQNLTTVDEAEKIVTGDDVAVLAFLDHLSGAHSDELAAASRLEDTISFYQTTSPDVAKLFHIDPEAKRPSVVLLKKEEEKLTVFDGEFRASAIAEFVSANKIPLITTLTQETAPAIFDNPIKKQILLFAVAKESSKFLPIIKETAKSFKGKLLFVFVERDNEEVGEPVANYFGITGNETTVLAYTGNEDAKKFFFSGEISLDTIKEFAQDFLEDKLTPSYKSDPVPESNDEDVKVVVGKSLDQLVLDESKDVLLEVYAPWCGHCQSLEPIYNKLAKYLRGIDSLVIAKMDGTNNEHPRAKPDGFPTILFYPAGKKSFEPITFEGDRTVVEMYKFLKKHAAIPFKLKRPDSSAARTDGPGSTAEGEKSSGSNPKDEL, from the exons ATGGCGGCGATGCCGATGCCCAGCCCCCGATCTctcctgctgctcctcctcctcgccacccccttcctcctcctccccctcgccgCCTCAGCCCCCACCTCCAACCCGGACATCGACCTGGAGTACCTCATCAAGAACGCCGGCCTCGACGACTCCACCCCTGCCACCACCGCCACCGACCCCGAGGACGACGGCGCTCCGGACTTCCCCGGCCTCGACGCCGACTACAAAGACGAGGACGAGGACCTcttcggcgacgacgacgggccggAGGAGTCCTCCCACCCCTCGGCGGCCGACGAGGCCCACGTGCTCCTCCTCACCGCCGCCAACTtcaccgccgtcctcgccgcccgccgccacgtCATGGTCGAGTTCTACGCGCCCTGGTGCGGCCACTGCCGCGCGCTCGCCCCCCACTACTCCGCCGCCGCGACGCACCTCGCCGAGCAGGGGGTCGACGTCGCGCTGGCCAAGGTGGACGCCACCGAGGACCACGACCTGGCGCAGGCGCACGGCGTGCAGGGCTACCCCACCCTCCTCTTCTTCATCGACGGCGTGCCCAGGGACTACTCCGGCGAGAGGACCAA GGACGCCATTGTGGCTTGGATCGGCAAGAAGCTGGGCCCTGCGGTGCAGAACCTCACCACCGTcgacgaggccgagaagatcgtCACCGGCGACGACGTGGCCGTGCTCGCATTCCTCGACCACCTCTCG GGTGCGCACAGCGATGAGCTTGCTGCCGCCTCGAGGCTGGAAGATACAATCAGCTTCTACCAGACCACCAGCCCTGACGTAGCCAAGCTTTTCCACATTGACCCGGAGGCAAAGCGCCCATCAGTAGTCCTGCTCAAGAAAGAGGAGGAGAAGTTGACCGTTTTTG ATGGCGAGTTCAGAGCTTCTGCGATTGCCGAGTTTGTTTCGGCCAACAAAATCCCATTGATCACCACACTCACACAGGAGACCGCCCCTGCGATTTTCGACAATCCGATCAAGAAGCAA ATTTTGCTATTTGCTGTTGCGAAGGAGTCCTCAAAATTTCTGCCCATCATTAAGGAAACAGCAAAGTCATTCAAGGGAAAG CTTTTATTTGTCTTTGTGGAGCGTGACAACGAGGAGGTTGGTGAACCTGTCGCCAATTACTTTGGAATTACTGGAAACGAGACCACG GTTCTTGCTTACACTGGGAATGAAGACGCTAAGAAGTTCTTCTTCAGTGGTGAAATATCACTGGACACCATTAAG GAATTTGCTCAAGATTTCCTGGAGGACAAGCTCACACCATCCTACAAGTCTGACCCAGTACCTGAATCT AATGATGAGGACGTCAAAGTTGTTGTTGGCAAGAGTCTAGATCAATTAGTTTTGGATGAGTCAAAGGATGTCCTTTTGGAG GTATATGCACCATGGTGTGGGCATTGTCAGTCGCTGGAGCCTATCTACAACAAGCTGGCCAAGTATCTCCGTGGCATCGACTCCCTTGTAATAGCCAAAATGGACGGCACAAACAATGAGCATCCTCGTGCCAAG CCCGATGGATTCCCCACGATACTCTTCTATCCAGCTGGGAAGAAAAGCTTTGAGCCT ATAACTTTCGAGGGGGACCGGACGGTGGTGGAGATGTACAAGTTCCTCAAGAAGCATGCCGCCATCCCTTTCAAGCTGAAGCGCCCGGACTCGTCAGCGGCACGGACCGACGGCCCAGGCTCGACGGCCGAGGGCGAGAAGAGCTCCGGTTCGAACCCGAAGGACGAGTTGTAG